The genome window TAATTGAACATAATAGAAAGAATTTATTACCAGAAATAAAAGGGTTTACTGTCTATAAAGAAAAAACTTATGGAAAAAGTATTGTATCATACATAAGAAGAAGTAATAACTCAGAAGTTATAAAACAATGAAAGACAAAATAGCAGTTTATCCAGGAAGTTTTGACCCTATAACAAATGGACATATTGATGTAATTAAAAGGGCTCTTACTTTTGTTGATAAGATAATTATTGCTGTATCTGATTATTCGAGAAAGAATCTTTTATTTACAGCAGAAGAACGTGTGAATTTTATAAAGGCAGTTTATCAAGAAAATAAACGGATTGAGGTAGATAGTTTTAAAGGACTTCTGGTTGACTATATTAAGAGAAGAAAAGTTAATATAATAATAAGAGGATT of bacterium contains these proteins:
- the coaD gene encoding pantetheine-phosphate adenylyltransferase is translated as MKDKIAVYPGSFDPITNGHIDVIKRALTFVDKIIIAVSDYSRKNLLFTAEERVNFIKAVYQENKRIEVDSFKGLLVDYIKRRKVNIIIRGLRAVSDFEYEFQMVLANRKLDRNIETVFIMPGEEFFFISSSIVKEIAFLKGDVSGMVPEIVVKALKKKFNY